From the genome of Trachemys scripta elegans isolate TJP31775 chromosome 2, CAS_Tse_1.0, whole genome shotgun sequence:
TCCCACCTGCAGCTTGGGCGCCAGTGGCGGTCACGCTCCTGGTCCCAGTGGCAGCTCTGCTCTTGGCCGCAGCCCTGGCCTCggctcctggctgcagctccagaCCAGGCCTCAGCTCCTGGCCGTGACTGCGGCCCTGGCTCCCGACCACGGCCCCACTCCTGACCCTGACCATGGTCCAGCCCTCCTTGCCACCTCCTCCCCAccatcactttttaccagccGTAAGGGTGAGTGATGGTGGGCAGAAGCGAgcggggggcagggtcttggTGAGAAGGGGTGGTGcgagggcagggctttgggggaatGGGTGGTGTGAGGGCACTGTTTGGGCACTGGTGGCCCCCCCCCACTTTAAGGGAGCTTCCACTGATCCtgggccccactcctggccacGGTTCCCAACCACAGTTCCGGGGGCGGGAAGGGCACACACTGGTTCCATTATGGGTAAGGGAGGGCGTGatggaaaaagtttggggaccactgccctactgggagggagaggactgGAGGATCAGTGTAGCAGCAGACTCACCATTTCAATATTCCTCATCCCTCAGACTTCTGCTTCCATGCCTGTACTTACTCATTCCGTATTGTCATGGGAGTGACTTTCACACGGTGCAGGAGGGGAGCACTCTGTGCTTGATCTAAAGCCCAAATAAAGTCAAAGGCAAATCTGTCctagggacagatcctcaacttgtgtaaactgttgtagctccactgaagtcaatggagatatgataatttacaccagccaaggagctagttcccattgatttcactgaactTTGGATAAGATCCCTTATGTGCTGCTCCTCAAACCCATTCCTTCCCTGGCCTAGACTGGTTCTGGAGGTACCAGGTATGGAGGTGTGGGCTGGATTTACTCCTCAGGGGAACACTTGCACATATTCATCAACCACTTAAATACTGACCTAAACAATACACACAGTCAAAGGTATAGCGCAAAGCGCACACATTAACGACATTCAAAAATAACATTGTGGATTCCAAAATCCCAAACTTCCCTTTATTATTAAATATCATGTTTCTGAATGAGCAAGGAAAACTTCTGGCAAATCCACGTAAGATGTAACAAATATTAATCTGCACAGTACACAATGTCCAGAGAGCTGCAAGTCAACTCATGAGGAATATAAATAGCccctaaacaaacaaaataccaaAAAAGCTCCAGTAAGCTAGAGAATTGcttaagcccagatcctcagcagtaTTTAGACACTGAATTtcgattgatttcaatgggtgtacAGTGCCTatatacctttcaggatctgggccttaacaTGTAACATTCTTAAACAATTCACTAATGCATAATTATGTCCAGGTTTTCTTATGCATGTGGCATTTGTTAACTATATCAGATTTTTGGATACCTTTTTGGATACCTTGGTGAAAAGATTATGCTAAGCTATTATCAAAGTTTAACTTAAACTATTATCAATCAGTGAATATTGATCGCGCCGTTCCTTTTACTTtatcccataatacaagaacaagaggtCACTGGATGAAATTAACAAATGAGTAAAAGGAAGTACTCCAAACAGCATACAATCAAATTGTAATATACACTTCTTTAGGAAGCTAAAGAGAAACAATctgactgaattttaaaaagttttataattTTATAAGCATTCCAAATACTGTACCAATATTTGCAGCTATAAAAAGGGTTATACTATTGCAGAGTAATGTTGCAGAAGTATATTTCATTGTAAAATCTGAAGTTATAAAAGCTATAAAACCTGTAAAAACCTATGGGTAATTAATTAATCCCATCATGATTCAGGGCATAAATTGATTGCCTGCAAGGGGTCAAGAAGGATTTCTCTTCATGTACTATTTTGTACAACTGGCTAGATGTACTATAGGTTTGTTTTTTCACCTtattctgaagcatcaggtattggTTGTTGTCCAATAGCTGGAATAGACTTTACTCAGGTGATCAGTCATATTGAAATCCCATATCTGGATTGGGCCTTATATATGGTACATCCTATGTTACTGACACATCCAgagttttaaagtaatttttaaagaaaatgtatgtAAATGTTTACTAACTTAATACATTTAAAGTCTGATAATCATATTCACACAGTGTAGAAGTATAACTGTGGAGAATCCTCATACTGCAGTAACATACTGTTTTTGATATTTCATACTAGTGCACTTTTCTTTGTGGAAAATTTATAATACAACCCTAGCATATgaaatggcaatttcctgcatatGCATTCAGTTGcttctcccattgaagacaacagTGATCAGTGTTAAAAAGGAACAAACTACTGGAAGGAAACAAATGTCCCTAATATGGAAAAAACACCAGaggaagtaaaaagcaacagagggtcctgtggcaccttagagactaacagaagtattgggagcataagctttcgtgggtaagaacctcacttcttcagatgcaagaagtgaggttcttacccacgaaagcttatgctcccaatacttctgttagtctctaaggtgccacaggaccctctgttgctttttacttcctCTGGTGTTTTTTCCATATTAGGGACATTTGTTTCCTTCCAGTAGTTTGTTCCTTTTTAACACTGATCActgttgtcttcaatgggagaagCAACTGAATGCatatgcaggaaattgccatttcATATGCTAGGGTTGTATTATAAATTTTCCACAAAGAAAAGTGCACTAGTATGAAATATCAAAAACAGTATGTTACTGCAGTANNNNNNNNNNNNNNNNNNNNNNNtcttgcatctgaagaagtgaggttcttacccacgaaagcttatgctcccaatacttctgttagtctctaaggtgccacaggaccctctgttgctttttacagattcagactaacatggctacccctctgataccagaggAGGTAAACCTTTAGACCTAGAAACATATGTGACAAGgggtaaaatttcaaaatttcttaagtgatttaggagcttaaattctattttcaaactcctaagtgcctaagtcccttttgaaaatgggacttaggcacttttgacatttttaactCAGATCAATTTAAAATGGACCAGAAATAGTGATGTTCTTTCATTCAGTGCCTTGTAagtcaaaacagaaaatatttccatcctTGCTTTGTACTATAGACCTAACTTTATTTCCAAATATCTCAGCAGAAGAGGAAGGGGAATGCTTGCTTTCTCCTGGAGTAAATATATTACAGTTATTGTTTATCTAAAACATGAGTATGTCAGAATACAGTTGTTATAGATATATTTTGCTGTAGATCAAAAGGTTATTTTCTTAGCTACCTGAAGGCCTGAtctcccctgccttgcaccttgtatagtcatttactcTTGTGCAAAGCTGGTGTAAAATGCTTCCatttgatttggtagcattttacacccacaaCATACAAGGTAAATTACTATATAAGgtaaaggcaatggagaatcagaccctaataGATCAATGTTCTATGCACATTCAATGTGTATAGGAGTATCAGCTTGGTGACCTAATGTTTCTAggaaaatagtaaaaataataaaaaaaaaaaacagctgggaGCATAGGAGGGAGTGTATATAGCAGAAGATGACTGGGCTTTATAGCCAtcatggcattttaaaaacaaaccatgtTGGGGTCATTTTGTCTGCAAAGTTCTTTCCAGGCTGAATAATATCTTTCTTCGCATCAGCCATTCAAGAATCTTGCTTTGCATTAGCATGTCTGCATATCATACCACACTGCTCATATCTGGAAAAGTAGGAGAGGAGTTAGAGAGCTCTTCACTAAATGTGATGAGGCTGGAGGAATAGAAGAGGGAATTGCACAGAAATCCAGATGCTTACTTCTGAAGCtatgaataaagaagtgttaagGCTAAAAAATGTATCTAAAAGGCTCCATGgatgtagaatcatagattatcagggttggaagggacctcaggaagtcatctagtccaaccccctgctcaaagcaggaccaattctagACAGATTTTTAGCCCAGCTCCctaatggctccctcaaggattgagctcacaaccctgggtttagtaagctaatactcaaaccactgagctatcccttcccgcATTAGAGCATCTAATACTTTAATTATTCAAACTCTTAAATCATTTTTATGTCATATGCTATTGGACCATCCATGGAAAATCCCAGATAGAAAGACACTCTTTCTATGCTTTTGCCACTTCTGAGCTGGCCTAAGAAAGCAGGTCGCACTGGTATACTGATTTTTTCATCAATTCCATAGTCCACATAGACAAGATCATTTTCGACCTTGCCATGTAGACGAAGCAATAGATCTCGGACATCCTTTTCTTCCCATATGCATCCTTTCTGCCACAGGGAATGCAAGTCATGTACTTGGAGTGGACTGAAAAACTGATCTATTTTTCCTTTATGAACAAGCCTATTCAGACCTCTACTATTCCCAAGATAGAAATGAGCAACAGGCTGCTTGGAACGACACATTTGTCTGTATTGCCCTCTAAAAGACTTCTTCAGTGCTGTGACATACTTTTCCATTTGTCTGGAATCCTGATCTAATTGTTTTTGATTCTCTGGCCAGAATAATAAAGAGGCTAAGAAGTAAGGTTCTGAAAATCGATGCTCTAGACCTAATAGCTGTAGGATTTTTCTAAGCTGTGCTTTCAATTCATGAAGAGCACATATCTTCCTGGATTTAGGTTTAATACAACTGAGAACAATGTTTGCCAAAATGAAATTCTGCTTCTCCCTCAACAGGGGTCCCTGTGTGCCTTTTTCAAtcaaaaatgtgtatttattCACTATGTCTTCCATTTTGCTTTCAGCTTTTTCATGACTGttgaggtactccaaaagcccaGAAAACCTGTCTGCTTTGGAAGCCTCCAAACTTCTCCTGCAGTGATCCTCCTGCCGAGGCAAACTGAGTTTTGAACTCATTGGATTGTCCCCCGATATCTCAGGATCCAAGTGGCAAAATATTTCTGCATATTTGTTGAAACATTCTCGAACCCTCTTACGTATTTTGAACTCCACACTTTCTTTTTCAATATTTCTTGGTTTCAGAAGGACAAAGTAGTTCTCAAAAAACTCAAATGCCTCCTTCAAACTTGAGCGCAAATTAGATAAATAACCACAGTAATAGTCAAGTGCAAACTTATATTCTTCACTTTCAGTGTCACTAGTTGCTGTTGGGATGGCATGCTTTCCTGACAAATATTGTAGCATATCTTCTTGggacaatgtattttttttgttgaaaagagGAGTACACCCAAGAATATCTATAGTGTACAGTCCAGTTTCTATCTCCCCCAAATAACCAGCTGTATTATAAGTATCATACCTCCGTTTAGACTTTTGGTGCTGCAAAGCTTCTCTTACATTGTCTGTACTTTCATTCTGTTGCTGGGATTCTTTAAAAGCCTCTGAAGCACACTTAGCAAGCTCTAGCAAACGTTTCAGGTCTTCAGCAGTTATGACCTTCCTTTTTGCATTTTCATCCACCCAATTTTTTACCTGACTTTTAAAAACTTGGCCTAAAGTATCTGATATATATGAATTGTTAGGagctttttttttggcttttttggcCCACTCCAGTGCAGACCCAAAATTCTTGTCTATAATGTAGAAGTGTCTTGCTAAGGCTTGGCAAATGAATGGGTTTTGGCTAAATCGAATGGCTCCTTCACGTAACACGCTTTCAACTTCAGCACTACcttcttccttctgtattttttCAATTAATGGGGAAAACAATGTGTCTGCGTCATCTCCATGTTCTTTACGTTGTCTGGTAAGTAGCATACTTTGCACATCATCTAGAAGTTTGCTTCTTCCTAAGCCAGAATCataaaataaattctgttttaaCAATTGCAGTGTTATTGCACTTTTAGTTAACCTATAGGTTAGGTTAAATTCTTCTAGACAGCAATTAGCGATCAGTGGGTGAATGATACGCACTCCTTTGTATGATCCATGTTCTTGCACCTGACTCTGTATTAGAATATTAGAACAAATTCCCATCTTGTCTTCTAAACTTTCTTTACCCCAATATTTACTGATTATTCCAAAGAAATCTTCACATTGCGATACTGAGATACTGGACTCCGTAACGTAAGAGTTTAATATTGCCAGGAAGGAAATAAGTTGTCCTTGTTTGCTGTTAATGTCCAAACCTTTCAGTGTGTTCTTGACCACATTTTTTATATACTCTGGATTAAATTGTTCTTTCATAATCATAAATGAATAGAAATCTTCAGGGTGCTGATGCTGCTGTTTAATTTCTTCCAGCTTCTTCTCAAAAGCCCGTTGCTCTTTGAAAGAAAGTTCATGTTTTAGATTAATGCTGTCTGATTGACTGCTCTTTGAGCTTTCCACAGGATTCTGAGATCTCATACAATTTATAATGATCACTACAGGGTTTTCATAGCTAATGCATTTTCCTACTATAGCTGTCTGAATTTCATGCTGCAGAAGGTAGACATTTTCTTGCTCTTCAAAATCATCTACAAGAAGTAATACTGGCAAGTAATCTTCTTGGTTGGTTGCGCCGTAGGTGATTAAAGTTGTTAACTGTGTTCCGATTTCTGCAAAAtcaacagttttatttttcagaacgGCACATCTGAATTTCTTCCTTAGCTCCCAGAGAACATGCATAGCTAAAGTAGTTCCACCGCAGCCTGGAGAGTGATAAAGATTGATAACTTTTGATGGTTTTTGTGTAGAGGACTGGGATGAAGATTGAATCAACTCTTCAAGTTTTTCATAACTGTCCCTCTTGATAAAGGGGGAAGAATAGTTTtcagaagagaaataaaaattccaCCATGACACTTTGCCACCCCGGTAAAAATGCTCTTCTTGAGATTTTCTGAATTCAGAAAATTGAGCTTTATCCTTTTCTATCTCTGTATCTTTGCATTCATTTTCACAAAGTATTTCCAATGCTGTCATGAAGTCTTCTTCCTTCTTTAGAAGAACAGTAGAAGAACCATTACATGGTAAAAGCCTCTGAGAAGACTGTGTCACAGATTTCAATTTAAGGATAGTACCGTTCACTGTTTGAAGGTTTAAATTAGCAACGCATCTCTCAGTAAGTTCATCTTGATTAATGGATCTAGCTTGCAGAAGATCTTTCCATATTTGGAATGTTTGTGAACCAATACAAATGCAGAGCATGTCTCCAAGCCCTCCCAGATCTTGGTAAAATGTGCAGAATGTTTCAATAAGGGGATCCCCTGGATCTTCCACTTTGGAGAGCAAAAGAAACACTACTAGAAACTTTCCTCTTTGCAGTACATCCGGATGTGAAAGAAATGAAATCAATTTCCTGACTTCAGCAGCCCTCTTTTGTTGCCACAAACTGGGATCTAAAGGTTGATATTTTTCATCATTAAGATCTGATCTGCCATTGCAGAAAATCCAGCTGGGCTGGTGATAGAGATTCAGATCTTCAATTATTACAGAAATTGTTTCCCCTTTCATTTGATACTGATTTGGAAAATGAAGGTTTGCACCTcgtttttctctgtattttttggCCACCCCGTTCTTTTCTGACTCAGAATCATACTCCAGCACAGCAAACCATTTTACTTCCTGCAAAAAATCTAAATGCTGTGTTTGAAGAGGATGGCACTTGTTTGTTACTAATATATACCAGTCATAATAGGAATTATCCAGCAAGTCCCTGTTACCTGTGAGTAGGCTAATCAGCTTTCGACCCTCATTCTCTTTCTTCTTTCGTTTTTCTCTGTGTTCTTCCTCTGCTGCTTTTCGACGATCTGCTGCAGATGTAATCTTGGACTTAAATGACTGGAGTTCTTTTggattattaaaaatgtttttagagCTGGGTCCATCCCGTATAAATAAAGACTGTTCCCAAGTTTTGGTCTTAAAATTGTAATTATttatatggaaatattttgtttgacatATAGAGTGTTTTGGAACTACATCTACTTCAATGACAAATGTATTTGATGGAGTGTTATTTTGCAATAATACTTCCACAAATCTAGGTGCCCTAATGCAGTCTTTTGCAATACGGACAAAACTTTGATCAAAGtacttttcaattttttcattaaaatagtcAATAAATTCATCTTTACTGCTTAGTTTCACTCCTATAATTTCCCCGTGTGGCTGGTTGCTTACTCCAAAATGAATAGTACCATTAGTGCGGGAATTCATACATGCAGCAGCAAATCTAAAGGTTTCATTGCTAAATTTCAGCTTAATATCCTCTTCTGTTGCTTTCTCCGTGTTTGTGAACAGTTTGAACTCATGTGCTGGCTCAATGAGATTCAGTGGCCCTGTTTCAGGGACATTAAGAATATAGTGCTGTATATAACGACGACTATCATGAAACTCATCAAAAGGATATGGCAAACAGTTTTGTCTGGTTGGATGTTGATTATTTTCCAGTAATTTCTTTGATTTATCTTCTGCTTCACCTAACTTATTTTCTGTTCTATCTGTGAGCATAGACTCTATAGACTTTGTGCATTCAGATAATCTAAGTTCTTGTGACTCACTGGCATCTGCTGACTTTgagtttcctttatttttttcatcttgCTTTGCACTTCCTCCATCTTCCTTCtccattaaatatttttcatcatgAGTCTTTTCACTATCTTCTTGTCTAACTGTCTGAGCTGTGCTTTCAACTAGAAAGTTACATTTCAATGCATTCATAATTTGAAGAGCTGGGCCATACGTTATGCCTATATCTGTAAAATGTTCTTTAGTAAACAGCTTCAAGGCTGAACCTGTCACATCTTGGCTAAACAAGATTTCACCATATTTCTGGTCAATCTTAAGTTCTTCAGTTACCCAGTGTTTTACTTGTTCTTTTGTCCAGTCATCAATATTTGGAGACAGATTTGGTTGCTCACTCTTCGCAAGGTTTTTAACTTTAgcccttgaaaaaaaaaagagaagataaCCAAAACTGTTATCTATTACAGTatattagtttttaaaagctCTTTAAAATCATATTCCATCAAATTCCTTCATTAATAGTATCTGAAATATAATATAAAGAAACACTTAGTCTACATGGAGAAGATAATAATAATGCCTTGCTCTTCTATAGAGTTTAAGGCACTACATATGTCAAACAGATTAGCTTTAGTattattgcaaaaaaaattaagatatttcACTTTGCAGTCCCcggtttaaattaaattaaggtcAATAATAAACAACATTTGTGAGTCTCTGATAGCCATATGGTGGCCTATATCAAATGAGTTGGAAGCTTTGGTCCCTTTGTTGGTCAACAGATGTTCATACCACAAACTCCATTGTCACAATTGGATAGAATTGGTATTATGTTTGTAGTCTCAGCAGGCAAACCACTGGTGAGGTGGTTTGGGGAGTCCTGTACTCCTCTCCCAGTGCTTAGTTCAGTGGTGTCCAACCTTTTCGGCCCGAAGGCcaaattcattatttaaaaaataagagccCACAATCAATAGTTTAAGACAAATATTCTCCTCTGTTCCACTCCTTTTGCACCATACAGACAGTGCAAAGGGATCACAAAACACTCATAAGTCCCCTGCTGGGGAATCCTCCAATAGGTATAGAGTCAACATAGCTATCTCCTATTATAGTCTCACCACAATTGCAGGTGCAGGATGTGTTTCAGAGTGAGGAAAGACTTGTCAGATGGTGAGAAGAAATGGCTGAGACGTGCTGTGCTCTTTAATCCCTTGAGGATCAGAAGCAGCTGGTTCAGGTCAGAGCAGCCCTCTGCCAGAGAATCAAGTAGTTATAACTGATAGTTTGGTCTCagattctcttcctcttcctaggTTGCCCTGGTTGGCTGTGTGGGAGAGAAGAGCCACCCTTTGCTAGGCACTCTTCTAGGCACAGTAAGAGCCAGTTTAAATCCTGTCACC
Proteins encoded in this window:
- the LOC117872217 gene encoding sterile alpha motif domain-containing protein 9-like — its product is MGKKRAKVKNLAKSEQPNLSPNIDDWTKEQVKHWVTEELKIDQKYGEILFSQDVTGSALKLFTKEHFTDIGITYGPALQIMNALKCNFLVESTAQTVRQEDSEKTHDEKYLMEKEDGGSAKQDEKNKGNSKSADASESQELRLSECTKSIESMLTDRTENKLGEAEDKSKKLLENNQHPTRQNCLPYPFDEFHDSRRYIQHYILNVPETGPLNLIEPAHEFKLFTNTEKATEEDIKLKFSNETFRFAAACMNSRTNGTIHFGVSNQPHGEIIGVKLSSKDEFIDYFNEKIEKYFDQSFVRIAKDCIRAPRFVEVLLQNNTPSNTFVIEVDVVPKHSICQTKYFHINNYNFKTKTWEQSLFIRDGPSSKNIFNNPKELQSFKSKITSAADRRKAAEEEHREKRKKKENEGRKLISLLTGNRDLLDNSYYDWYILVTNKCHPLQTQHLDFLQEVKWFAVLEYDSESEKNGVAKKYREKRGANLHFPNQYQMKGETISVIIEDLNLYHQPSWIFCNGRSDLNDEKYQPLDPSLWQQKRAAEVRKLISFLSHPDVLQRGKFLVVFLLLSKVEDPGDPLIETFCTFYQDLGGLGDMLCICIGSQTFQIWKDLLQARSINQDELTERCVANLNLQTVNGTILKLKSVTQSSQRLLPCNGSSTVLLKKEEDFMTALEILCENECKDTEIEKDKAQFSEFRKSQEEHFYRGGKVSWWNFYFSSENYSSPFIKRDSYEKLEELIQSSSQSSTQKPSKVINLYHSPGCGGTTLAMHVLWELRKKFRCAVLKNKTVDFAEIGTQLTTLITYGATNQEDYLPVLLLVDDFEEQENVYLLQHEIQTAIVGKCISYENPVVIIINCMRSQNPVESSKSSQSDSINLKHELSFKEQRAFEKKLEEIKQQHQHPEDFYSFMIMKEQFNPEYIKNVVKNTLKGLDINSKQGQLISFLAILNSYVTESSISVSQCEDFFGIISKYWGKESLEDKMGICSNILIQSQVQEHGSYKGVRIIHPLIANCCLEEFNLTYRLTKSAITLQLLKQNLFYDSGLGRSKLLDDVQSMLLTRQRKEHGDDADTLFSPLIEKIQKEEGSAEVESVLREGAIRFSQNPFICQALARHFYIIDKNFGSALEWAKKAKKKAPNNSYISDTLGQVFKSQVKNWVDENAKRKVITAEDLKRLLELAKCASEAFKESQQQNESTDNVREALQHQKSKRRYDTYNTAGYLGEIETGLYTIDILGCTPLFNKKNTLSQEDMLQYLSGKHAIPTATSDTESEEYKFALDYYCGYLSNLRSSLKEAFEFFENYFVLLKPRNIEKESVEFKIRKRVRECFNKYAEIFCHLDPEISGDNPMSSKLSLPRQEDHCRRSLEASKADRFSGLLEYLNSHEKAESKMEDIVNKYTFLIEKGTQGPLLREKQNFILANIVLSCIKPKSRKICALHELKAQLRKILQLLGLEHRFSEPYFLASLLFWPENQKQLDQDSRQMEKYVTALKKSFRGQYRQMCRSKQPVAHFYLGNSRGLNRLVHKGKIDQFFSPLQVHDLHSLWQKGCIWEEKDVRDLLLRLHGKVENDLVYVDYGIDEKISIPVRPAFLGQLRSGKSIERVSFYLGFSMDGPIAYDIKMI